From one Phycodurus eques isolate BA_2022a chromosome 19, UOR_Pequ_1.1, whole genome shotgun sequence genomic stretch:
- the wfikkn2b gene encoding WAP, Kazal, immunoglobulin, Kunitz and NTR domain-containing protein 2, whose translation MTYYNKCYMDAEACSKGVALSVVTCRFHLAWPSTTSPAASPPVTALRPTTAPPRVTVPLPAEPRAPLVASAPLRQTVNAGDTASFLCDVAGAPPPEITWEKRLSEGLDNAVMGRNHVQGNMVVTNVGRLVIYNARMRDSGVYTCTARNPSGRVRAHHPLTVLPAEPPESPESIDLTRCLPEECLKPPDDPELCGSDLGKVSWFYEPRSDNCVSLARCYGGGQRPRESLETYDECMRCCGPEPSGPCRLPGLQGPCKAYEPRWAYSGSLRRCRSFIYGGCGGNDNNFESKEACEEMCPHPKSHNCKTCKPKGKIVTSFCRSDFVILGRVTEFAQDDDSGRALVTVEEVLKDEKMGLRFFGQEPLEVNFLDMNWSCPCPNVTAAAEGRVIIMGDVSEGVAVLQPHSYVGASSPRRVRKLREVISKNTCDILKAIADSPQ comes from the coding sequence ATGACCTACTACAATAAGTGCTACATGGACGCCGAGGCGTGCTCCAAGGGCGTGGCCCTCTCCGTCGTCACGTGCCGCTTCCACCTCGCCTGGCCGAGCACCACCAGCCCCGCCGCGTCGCCCCCGGTCACCGCCCTCCGCCCGACGACCGCCCCGCCGCGGGTGACCGTCCCGCTCCCGGCCGAGCCTCGGGCGCCTCTCGTCGCGAGCGCCCCCCTCCGCCAGACCGTGAATGCGGGCGACACGGCCAGCTTCCTGTGTGACGTCGCCGGGGCCCCGCCGCCTGAGATCACGTGGGAGAAACGGCTTTCGGAGGGGCTCGACAACGCGGTCATGGGGCGCAATCACGTGCAGGGCAACATGGTCGTCACCAACGTCGGCCGGCTCGTCATTTACAACGCCCGGATGCGCGACTCGGGCGTCTACACCTGTACGGCCCGGAACCCGTCCGGCCGGGTGCGAGCCCACCACCCGCTCACGGTGCTGCCCGCAGAGCCACCGGAGAGTCCGGAATCGATCGACTTGACCCGGTGTCTCCCCGAGGAGTGTCTGAAGCCCCCCGACGACCCCGAGCTTTGCGGGAGCGACCTGGGGAAAGTCAGCTGGTTCTATGAACCCCGAAGCGACAACTGCGTCTCCCTCGCTCGCTGCTACGGCGGCGGCCAACGGCCACGGGAGTCGCTGGAAACCTACGACGAGTGCATGCGATGCTGCGGTCCGGAGCCGTCGGGCCCCTGCCGCCTCCCCGGCCTGCAGGGCCCCTGCAAGGCTTATGAGCCGCGTTGGGCCTACAGCGGCAGCCTGCGCCGATGCCGCTCTTTCATCTACGGAGGTTGCGGGGGCAACGACAACAACTTTGAATCTAAAGAAGCGTGCGAAGAAATGTGCCCCCACCCGAAAAGCCACAACTGCAAAACCTGCAAGCCAAAAGGCAAGATCGTGACCAGCTTCTGTCGCAGTGACTTTGTTATCCTGGGCCGCGTGACCGAGTTCGCGCAGGACGACGACTCCGGTCGCGCTCTCGTGACTGTGGAGGAGGTCCTCAAGGATGAGAAGATGGGCCTCCGCTTTTTCGGTCAGGAGCCTCTCGAGGTGAACTTCCTCGATATGAATTGGAGCTGCCCGTGCCCCAACGTCACGGCCGCCGCCGAAGGTCGAGTTATCATAATGGGCGACGTCAGCGAAGGCGTGGCCGTGCTGCAGCCGCACAGCTACGTGGGCGCCTCCAGCCCACGTCGCGTACGAAAGCTGAGAGAGGTCATCTCCAAGAACACGTGCGACATTCTCAAAGCCATCGCCGACAGTCCTCAGTAG
- the abcc3 gene encoding LOW QUALITY PROTEIN: ATP-binding cassette sub-family C member 3 (The sequence of the model RefSeq protein was modified relative to this genomic sequence to represent the inferred CDS: deleted 1 base in 1 codon) — MERLCGPELPFWVANQTLHTDQPDLPLCFQLTVLSWLPCIYLWTVSPIYLFYLKKNNRGYIMMSIMNRFKTVFGLLLWFVCWTDLFYTFHETQQEISQPPIFFITPLMLGMTMLLATFFIQCERLRGVQSSGVLFIFWFLSVLCAVVPFRSKILQASSEVEVTDKLRFTTFYFYFGLVVLELILCCFNEKPPLFSNVVADPNVCPESTAGFLSKMTFWWFTSMAIKGYKMPLEAKDLWSLNQRDSAKATVPKLLKEWEKEQATAKREQNPSSQVFYSKPPPSTTNHVGGESGTSPEEDEVLLSGQKAVPRQPSFLRALIKAFGPYFLIGSAYKLLQDVITFVNPQLLRMLISFTKQKDAPDWWGYSLAFLMFFTAFLQTLILHQHFQYCFVTGMHVRTALIGAIYRKSLVITNAAKRSSTLGEVVNLMSVDAQRFVDLTTFLNMLWSAPLQIMLTLYFLWQNLGPSVLAGVAVMILLIPFNAVIAMKSRAYQVEQMQHKDSRIKLMNEILNGIKVLKLYAWENSFKEKVLAIRQKELNVLKKAAYLGALSTMAWTSAPFMVALTTFAVYVMVDENNILDAETAFVSLSLFNILRFPLNMLPQVISSLVQTSVSLKRIQSFLSHDELDPNSVDRRNSPSDFSVTVVNGKFTWAQEDTPVLHNINVLVPQGSLLAVVGHVGCGKSSLISALLGETEKLEGDVSVRGSVAYVPQQAWIQNATLRDNILFGKLYSEQKYRCVLEACALTPDLEVLPGGDMTEIGEKGINLSGGQRQRVSLARALYSDADVYLLDDPLSAVDAHVSKHIFDNLIGPEGALKGKTRILVTHGISYLPQVDNIVVMADGRVSEMGSYQELLKQNGAFAEFLRNYALEDIIEEDEATEEIIDDEDLYPEDTLSNHTDMVDGEPVINEAKRKFIRQISIISADGETPKSRSVRRHGCSQRKHPEPQEKESQRIEKLIQAETAETGRVKLKVYLEYAKAVGLLLSVLICILYGCQSAAAIGANIWLSEWTNDALQNQTEDNVNMRVAVYAALGITQGVLLLVTCLLSQTYSMVRAAKLMHRNLLQRVLRAPQAFFESSPVGRLINRFSKDMDAIDSQIPHQIDIWMHTFWYTLNVVLVCSALTPMFLLVVAPLMVFYWWVQRFYVATSRQLKRLESINRSPIYSHFSETITGSSVIRAFGRHSAFVFMSDMKVDENQKSYYPGIVSNRWLGVRIEFIGNCIVLFAALFAVTGKDDLNPGLVGLSVSYALQVTMSLNWMVRMTSDLENNIVAVERVKEYSETKTEAPWEIEDKKPPPDWPIQGNVEFHNYSVRYREGLDLVLKNLSLSVKGGEKVGIVGRTGAGKSSMTLCLFRLLEAAEGEISIDDVKISEIGLHDLRSKLTIIPQEPVLFSGTLRMNLDPFEKYSDEEVWKALEHSHLHKFVSNQPAKLEMECSEGGENLSVGQRQLVCLARALLRKTRILILDEATAAIDLETDDLIQSTIRTQFEDCTVFTIAHRLNTVMDYKRRPPLMGSKTASSSSSSSFDDKGVRIL; from the exons CTGCTGGCCACATTTTTCATCCAGTGTGAGAGGCTACGTGGGGTCCAGTCCTCAGGGGTTCTCTTCATCTTCTGGTTCTTGTCTGTGCTGTGCGCCGTCGTGCCTTTCCGCTCCAAGATCCTGCAGGCATCCAGCGAG GTTGAAGTTACTGACAAGCTGCGCTTCACCACGTTCTACTTCTACTTCGGCTTGGTGGTCTTGGAGCTGATCCTTTGCTGCTTCAATGAGAAACCTCCGCTCTTTTCCAATGTTGTCGCCGACCCC AACGTCTGCCCTGAATCCACAGCTGGTTTTCTATCAAAGATGACGTTTTGGTGGTTCACAAG TATGGCCATTAAAGGATACAAAATGCCCCTCGAGGCCAAGGACCTCTGGTCTCTGAACCAGCGTGATAGCGCCAAGGCAACGGTGCCAAAACTCCTCAAAGAGTGGGAGAAGGAGCAAGCCACAGCTAAGCG TGAACAGAATCCATCCAGTCAAGTTTTTTACTCCAAGCCTCCACCATCCACCACCAACCACGTAGGAGGTGAAAGTGGAACTAGCCCAGAAGAAGATGAAGTGCTGCTGTCCGGTCAGAAAGCTGTACCTCGCCAGCCATCGTTTTTACGTGCGCTCATCAAAGCCTTTGGACCCTACTTCCTGATTGGTTCAGCTTACAAGCTTCTGCAGGATGTCATCACATTTGTGAACCCTCAGCTTCTCCG AATGTTGATCTCGTTCACAAAGCAAAAAGATGCCCCCGACTGGTGGGGTTACTCGCTGGCCTTCCTCATGTTCTTCACAGCTTTTTTGCAAACGCTCATCCTCCACCAGCACTTTCAGTATTGCTTCGTCACCGGCATGCATGTGCGCACCGCTCTCATCGGTGCCATCTACAGGAAG TCGTTGGTAATAACTAACGCCGCCAAACGCTCATCCACGCTGGGGGAGGTGGTCAACCTGATGTCTGTGGATGCCCAGAGGTTCGTGGACCTG ACCACCTTCCTCAACATGCTGTGGTCTGCTCCTCTTCAGATTATGCTTACGCTGTATTTCCTCTGGCAG AATCTGGGCCCCTCGGTCCTGGCCGGAGTTGCTGTCATGATCCTGCTCATCCCATTTAATGCCGTTATTGCCATGAAAAGCCGCGCCTACCAG GTGGAGCAGATGCAGCACAAGGACAGTCGCATTAAACTCATGAATGAGATCCTTAACGGCATCAAAGTACTGAAGCTGTACGCTTGGGAGAACTCGTTCAAGGAAAAGGTGCTGGCCATCCGGCAGAAGGAGCTCAACGTGCTTAAGAAGGCGGCCTACTTGGGAGCGTTGTCAACCATGGCCTGGACCAGTGCCCCATTTATG GTCGCGCTGACAACATTTGCTGTGTATGTGATGGTGGATGAGAACAACATCCTGGACGCGGAGACGGCCTTTGTGTCACTCTCACTGTTTAACATTCTCCGTTTCCCTCTGAACATGCTTCCCCAAGTCATAAGCAGCCTCGTGCAG ACGAGCGTCTCATTGAAGCGAATACAAAGTTTCTTGAGTCACGATGAGCTGGATCCAAATTCAGTGGACAGAAGGAACTCACCGTCAG ATTTTTCAGTCACAGTTGTCAATGGGAAATTCACCTGGGCTCAAGAAGACACCCCTGTTCTGCACAA CATTAACGTGTTGGTGCCCCAGGGCTCCCTGCTGGCAGTGGTGGGCCATGTCGGCTGTGGGAAATCCTCCCTCATTTCTGCCCTGCTGGGTGAAACGGAGAAACTTGAAGGAGATGTTTCAGTCCGG GGCTCAGTGGCATACGTTCCTCAGCAGGCCTGGATACAGAATGCCACACTGCGTGATAACATCCTGTTTGGGAAACTGTACAGTGAACAGAAGTACCGCTGTGTTCTGGAGGCCTGCGCCTTAACCCCTGACCTTGAGGTTTTGCCAGGAGGAGACATGACGGAAATAGGGGAAAAG GGCATTAACCTCTCTGGAGGCCAGAGACAGAGGGTCAGCCTGGCCCGAGCGCTATACAGTGATGCAGATGTCTACCTGCTGGATGACCCGCTGTCTGCTGTTGACGCCCATGTGTCCAAACACATATTTGACAACCTCATCGGTCCAGAAGGGGCTCTGAAGGGCAAG ACGCGTATTCTGGTGACACATGGCATCAGCTACCTGCCCCAGGTGGACAATATAGTGGTGATGGCGGATGGAAGAGTGTCAGAAATGGGCTCCTATCAGGAGCTGCTCAAGCAGAATGGAGCATTCGCCGAGTTTCTCCGGAACTACGCTTTGGAGGACATCATTGAGGAGGATGAAGCCACAG AGGAAATCATCGATGACGAGGACTTGTACCCTGAAGATACCCTTAGCAACCACACTGACATGGTTGACGGTGAACCAGTGATCAATGAAGCGAAGAGAAAATTCATACG GCAAATCAGCATCATTTCAGCGGATGGCGAGACCCCTAAATCCCGCTCAGTGAGGAGGCACGGCTGCAGTCAGAGGAAACACCCAGAGCCGCAAGAAAAGGAGTCCCAAAGGATAGAGAAACTCATCCAGGCAGAGACGGCGGAAACAGGCAGG GTCAAACTAAAGGTCTACCTAGAGTACGCCAAGGCAGTGGGACTGCTGCTTTCTGTGCTTATCTGCATTTTATATGGCTGCCAGAGTGCAGCTGCAATTGGAGCAAACATTTGGCTCAGTGAATGGACCAACGATGCATTGCAAAATCAAACGGAGGACAATGTTAATATGAGGGTGGCTGTGTATGCAGCACTAGGAATTACACAAG GTGTGCTGTTGTTGGTTACCTGCCTGTTGTCCCAGACCTACAGTATGGTACGGGCAGCCAAGCTCATGCACCGCAACCTGCTCCAGCGGGTCCTGCGAGCGCCGCAGGCCTTCTTTGAGAGCAGCCCTGTTGGGCGGTTAATAAACCGCTTCAGCAAAGACATGGATGCCATAGACTCCCAGATCCCACATCAAATTGACATATGGATGCACACTTTCTGGTACACACTGAATGTGGTGCTCGTGTGCTCTGCCCTCACCCCCATGTTCCTCTTAGTCGTAGCCCCGTTAATGGTGTTCTATTGGTGGGTTCAG AGATTTTATGTTGCCACATCTCGGCAGCTGAAGCGTCTGGAATCCATCAACCGCTCGCCCATTTATTCCCATTTCTCTGAAACCATCACTGGCTCGAGTGTTATCCGAGCCTTCGGTAGACACTCTGCCTTTGTTTTCATGAGTGATATGAAAGTGGATGAGAACCAAAAGAGTTACTATCCCGGTATAGTGTCGAACAG GTGGCTGGGTGTGCGCATCGAATTCATCGGGAACTGCATCGTGCTGTTTGCTGCTCTGTTTGCTGTCACTGGAAAGGATGATCTGAACCCTGGCCTCGTGGGTCTGTCAGTGTCTTATGCTTTACAG GTGACCATGTCTCTAAACTGGATGGTGCGGATGACTTCTGATCTGGAGAACAACATTGTAGCTGTGGAGCGGGTGAAGGAGTACTCTGAGACCAAGACGGAG GCCCCCTGGGAAATCGAGGACAAGAAGCCCCCTCCCGATTGGCCCATACAGGGGAACGTGGAGTTCCACAACTACAGCGTCCGATACCGAGAGGGACTGGATCTGGTCCTGAAAAACTTGTCACTGAGTGTCAAAGGAGGAGAGAAG GTCGGTATTGTCGGCCGAACGGGAGCCGGCAAGTCATCCATGACGCTCTGCCTCTTCCGTTTGCTGGAAGCCGCTGAAGGAGAGATCTCAATCGACGATGTTAAGATATCGGAGATAGGCCTGCATGACCTGAGGTCCAAACTCACAATCATTCCACAG gagcCCGTGCTGTTCTCTGGAACACTGAGGATGAACCTGGACCCTTTCGAGAAGTACAGTGATGAAGAGGTGTGGAAAGCGTTGGAGCATTCCCATTTGCACAAGTTTGTGAGCAATCAACCAGCAAAACTAGAGATGGAGTGCTCAGAGGGTGGAGAGAACCTTAG CGTGGGCCAGAGGCAGCTGGTGTGTTTGGCTCGAGCTCTTCTGAGGAAGACACGAATCCTCATCCTGGATGAAGCCACTGCCGCGATCGACTTGGAGACGGATGATCTCATCCAGTCTACCATCAGGACTCAGTTTGAAGACTGCACCGTCTTCACCATTGCGCACAGGCTCAACACGGTTATGGATTATAAAAG ACGCCCTCCACTTATGGGATCGAAAACggcatcatcctcatcctcatcctcatttGATGACAAAG GAGTGCGAATCCTTTGA